A region of the Burkholderia pyrrocinia genome:
CCGGCCGGCGAACCCGGCAAGGCGCATTACGAAGGCATCGATCTCGGCCAGTACCTGAAAGGCGGCAAGCGCGGCGTGTTCCTGCTGCACCTGTCGAAGTACGACCCGGCGGCCGAGAAGAAGAAAGCCGACGAAGCGAAGGACAGCGATGCATCGTCGGGCGACGGCAGCCAGGATCAGTCCGACAACGCGGATTCGGGCGACAGCCACGGCAACGGCGACGACAGCGACAATGCGCTCGGCGACACGCGCCTGATCGTCGTGACCGATCTCGGGATGCTGGTCAAGCGCGCGCTGGACGGCAGCCAGGACGTGTTCATCCAGTCGATCCGCAACGGCCGCCCGGTTGCGGGCGCAACCGTGTCGGTGCTCGCGGTGAACGGCCAGGCGCTGTTTACGCAGACCACGAGCGCCGACGGCGTCGTGCATTTCCCCGCGTTCAAGGGGCTCGACCGCGAGAAGCGTCCGCAACTGTATGTCGTGAAGAAGGACGGCGACCTGTCGTTCCTGCCGGTGGCCGGCCGCGACCGCCAGCTCGACTTCTCGCGCTTCGACGTCGACGGCGAACGCAACGCGACGGGCCAGGGGCAACTGTCCGCGTACCTGTTCTCGGATCGCGGTCTGTACCGGCCCGGCGATCCGTTCCACATCGGCCTGATCGTGCGCGCGGCGAGCTGGGCGCGCAGCCCGGCCGGCGTGCCGCTGCAGGCGGAGATCGTCGACCCGCGCGGGATCACCGTCGAACGCAAGCCGGTGACCGTCGACGCGACCGGCTTCACCGAGCTCGGCTATACGACGGCCGAAACGGCGCCAACCGGCGCGTGGACGGTCAATCTCTACATCGTCAAGGACGGCCAGCCGGGTGCCGAGCCGATCGGCAGCACGACCGTGCAGGTGAAGGAGTTCCTGCCCGACCGGATGAAGGTCGATGCGAAGCTGTCGCAGCAGGTCGTCGAAGGGTGGGTGAAGCCGAAGGGGCTGAAGGGCATCGTCGATGCGCAGAACCTGTTCGGCACGCCGGCCGAGAAGCGCCGCGTCGCGGCGACGCTGACGCTGCGCCCGGTATGGCCGTCGTTCCGTAGCTGGCAGGGCTATCACTTCTTCGATGCACGGCGCGCGAAAGAGGGCTATACGACGACGCTGCAGGACGGCACGACCGACGACAAGGGCCATGCCGAGTTCGACCTCGATCTCGACAAGTACGCGGACGCGACCTACCAGCTCTACTTCCAGGCGAAGGCGTATGAAGCGGAAGGCGGGCGCAACGTCGCCGCGAACGCACAGACGCTCGTGTCGAACAACGACTGGCTCGTCGGCTACAGGTCGGCCGACGATCTCGGTTACGTGAAGCGCGGCAGCCCGCGCACGGTGCGGCTCGTCGCGATCGATCCGGGCGCGAAGGCGATCGACGTGAAGGACCTGCGCGCGCAGCTCGTCGAGGAACGCTACGTATCGGTGCTGACCAAGCAGGATTCCGGCGCGTACAAATACGATTCCCGGCTGAAGGAAGTACCGGTCGACGAGAAGCCGCTGACGATTCCGGCGGCCGGGCTCGACTTCACGCTGCGCACCGACAAGCCGGGCAGCTATGCGCTCGTGATCCGCCGCGCGGACGGCACCGCGGTGAACCGGATCGAGTATTCGGTCGCGGGCGACGCGAACGTCACGCGCTCGCTCGACCGCAACGCCGAGCTGCAGGTGAGCCTCGCGAAGCACGACTACAAGCCGGGCGAGCAGGTGGAAATCGCGATCCGCGCGCCTTACGCGGGCAGCGGCCTGATCACGATCGAGCGCGACAAGGTGTATGCGCACGCATGGTTCCATGCGGATACCACGAGCTCGATCCAGCACATCACGGTGCCGGCCGGCTTCGAGGGCAACGGCTACATCAACGTGCAATACATCCGCGATCCGTCGTCGGACGAGATCTTCATGAGCCCGCTGAGCTACGGCGTCGTGCCGTTCTCGGTGAACCTCGACGCGCGCCGCAACGCGCTGAGCGTCGATGCGCCGGCGCTCGTGAAGCCGGGCGACACCGCCACGTTCACCGTGCATTCGGCGAAGCCCGCGAAGGTCGTCGTGTTCGCGGTCGACGAGGGCATCCTGCAGGTCGCGCGCTACAAGCTCGGCGATCCGCTGAAGTTCTTCTTCCGCAAGCGGATGCTCGAAGTCGGCACGTCGCAGATCCTCGACCTGATCCTGCCGGACTTCGAGAAGCTGATGGCGATGGCCGCGCCCGGCGGCGACGCCGACGATGCGATCGGCCGCCAGTTGAACCCGTTCAAGCGCAAGCGCGACAAGCCGGTCGTCTACTGGTCGGGGATCGTCGACGTGAACGGCGACACGCGCCTGAGCTACACGGTGCCCGATTACTTCAACGGCAAGCTGCGCGTGATGGCCGTGTCGGTGTCGCCGGACCTGGTCGGCACGTTCGAAGGCGCGACGACGGTGCGCGGCGATTTCGTGCTGTCGCCGAACGTGCCGACGACGCTCGCGCCGGGCGACGAAGCCGACGTCAGCGTCGGTGTCGCGAACAACCTGACGGGTGTCGGCAACCAGCCGGTGCCGGTCGCGGTCACGCTGAAGACGGGCCCGCAGTTGCAGGTGATCGGGCCGGCGACGCGGAACGTCGCGCTCGCGCCGCAGCACGAGGGCGTCGCGCTGTTCCGCGTGAAGGCGACCGACAGGCTCGGCTCGGGCATGCTGTCGTTCGGCGCGCGCTACGGCGCGAAGGGCGCGCAGCAGCGCGTCGACGTGTCGGTGCGGCCGGCCGCCGCGTTCCGCACGCAGCTCGACATCGCGCGGCTCGATCCGGGCAAGAAGGCGAGTGTGCCGAACCTGCGGCCGATGTACGACGCATACGCGTCGCGCGACGCGAGCATCTCGACCGCACCGCTCGTGCTGTCCGAAGGGCTGTCGTCGTATCTCGTCAACTTCGACCACTACTGCAGCGAGCAGATGGTGAGCGCGGCCGTGCCGCGCGTGTTCGCGTCGAAGTGGCTGTCGGTGCGTGCGCTGACGAGCGCGATGCATGCGCCCGAAGCCGGTGCCGATGCGGCAAACGCGAGCGCGATCGCGCAGTTCCTCGGCGTGCTGCGCAGCCGGCAGAATGCGCAGGGCGGCTTCGGCCTGTGGAGCGCGACGCCCGATGCCGATCCGTTCGTGTCCGCGTACGCGATGCACGTGCTGCTCGATGCCCGCGAGCGCGGCACGGCCGTGCCGAAGGACATGCTCGACGCGGGCAACACGTATCTGCAGAAGCTCGCGGCGAACGATTCGCTCGGCTCGCTCGACCTGCTGCGGCAGCGCGCATACGCGGTGTACCTGCTGACGCGCCAGGGCAACGTGACGACCAACAGCCTCGCGGCCGTGCAGAAGCGCCTGCAGGATGCGTATCCGAACGATTGGAAGAACGATCTCGCGGCCGCGTGGCTGGCCGCGTCGTATCAACTGCTGAAGCAGGACAAGGAGGCTGCCGCGCTGATCGCGGGCCCGCAGGTGCTGCTCGAACGCAAGCGTGCGTCCGGCGACGGTTACGCGACCGGCTACTACATCGATCCGCTGACGCGCGACGCGAGCGTGCTGTACCTGCTCGCGAAGCACTTCCCCGAGCGTGTGCGCAAGCTGTCGCCGCGTGCGATGGACAACCTCGCCGCGCCGCTGGTCGACAACCGCTACAACACGCTGTCGTCGGCGATGACGATCCTCGCGCTCGATGCGTATGCGGCGTCGAACGCGGGCCAGCTCGACCAGCTCGCGATCGACGAGGTGCGCGCGGGCGTCGCGCCGAAGGACGTGTCGTCGATCCAGGCGAACCTCGTGCGCTCGGGCACGTGGGCGGCCGGCGCGTCGCGCGTCGACCTCGTGAACGGCAGCGCGCTGCCCGCATGGTGGGTCGCGAGCCAGTCGGGCTACGACCGCGGCACGTCGACGAAGGCGATCAGGAACGGGCTCGAGATCGTGCGCGACTACACCGACACGAACGGCAAGCCGCTCGACAGGATCACGCTCGGCCAGGAGATCGACGTGCACCTGAAGATCCGCGCAACGGGCTCGGCGAACGTCGGCAACATCGCGATCGTCGACCTGCTGCCGGGCGGCTTCGATCCGGTGATTGCGCCGCCGCCCGCGACCGACACGCAGGACGGCGACGGCAATGGGGGCGGCGGCGCGCCGGCGCCGGTGGCCGATGCGCCGTGGCGTTCGCCGATCGGCGTGACGGGTTCGACGTGGCAGCCGCAGTTCGCGGATGTGCGCGAGGACCGCGTGGTGATCTACGGCACCGCGACCACCGACGTGCGCGAGTTCGTCTACCGGATCAAGGCGAGCAACGCGGGCCGCTTCGTCGCGCCGCCCGCGTACGGCGAGTCGATGTACGACCGCCGCGTGCAGGCGCAGGCGCCCGGCGGCACGACGCTGACGGTGGAGCGTGTGCGATGACGGTGTGGCTGCACCGGCCTTGCAAGCCGTGCCGGGCGCGAGGAGCGCCCGCGCGTGGCTGACGCATCGGCGCTCCGGCGCGCGCTGCACGGTGCCGGCCGCTGGCTGCATCGCTGGCAGAACTGGATCGCCGGCGCGCTGCTCGTGTTCGGCGCGCTGGCCGCGTGCCGGCTGTGGCCGCATCCGCCGCTGCGCGACTGGAAGCCGTCGTCGGTCGCGGTGGTCGACGCGCACGGCCGGCTGCTGCGCGTGACGCTCGCGAAGGACGACCGCTACCGGCTGTGGGTGCCGCTCGACCGGATGTCGCCGCAGCTCGTCGAAGCCGTGATGCTGCACGAGGATCGCTGGTTCCGGTGGCATCCGGGCTTCAACCCGTACGGGCTCGCGCGCGGCGCGTGGATCACGTATGTGCGCGGCGGCAATCCGCAGGGCGGCTCGACGCTGACGATGCAGCTCGCGCGCTCGCTGTGGCGGCTGAACACGCGCACGCCGGCTGGCAAGCTCGAGCAGGTCGCGCGCGCGGTGCAGCTCGAACTCTTTTACTCGAAGCGGCAGATTCTCGAAGCCTATCTGAACGACGCGCCATACGGCCGCAACGTCGAAGGCGCGGGCACCGCGAGCGTCGTCTATTTCGACCGGATGCCCGACGCGCTGACGCTGCCCGAGGCGCTCGCGCTCGCGGTGATTCCGCAGGACCCGGCGCGGCGCGTGCGCGGCGGGCAGGACGAGATCAACCGCGCGCTGGCGGCGTCGCGCAACCGGCTGTATGCGCGCTGGCTGATGACACACCCGAGCGATGCGTCGCTCAAGCCGCTGTTCGCGTTGCCGCTCGCGATGCGGCCGCTGTCCGCGCTGCCGTTCGACGCGCCGCACGCGGTCGACCAGGCGCTCGCCGCGCGCCGCGCGTGGCGCACGACCGCGGACGATGCCGGCGTGCGGCTCGTGACGACGCTCGATCTCGATCTGCAGCGCACGCTCGAACGGCAGATCGCGCGCTACGTGGCACGCAACGATACGCGCGGCGTGCGCAACGCGGCCGCGCTGCTCGTCGATACGCGCGACATGGGCGTGAAGGCGCTGGTCGGTTCGGCGAACTTCTTCGATCGCACGATCGACGGTCAGGTGAACGGCACGCTCGCGCGGCGCTCGCCGGGCTCGACGCTCAAGCCGTTCATCTATGCGCTCGGCTTCGACCAGGGCGTGCTGCATCCGCAGACCGTGCTGCGCGACGTGCCGACCGCGTTCGGCCCGTATGCGCCGGAGAATTTCGACGGCCATTTCCTCGGGCCGATCACGGCAACCGACGCGCTGAACCGCAGCCGCAACGTGCCGGCCGTGTGGGTCGCGTCGCAGCTCAAGTCGCCCGATCTTTACCGATTCCTGCAGGAAGCCGGCGTGCGCCGGCTCGCGAGCGCGCAGCACTACGGGCTCGCGCTCGTGCTCGGCGGCGGCGAAGTGACGATGCAGGATCTCGCGGCGCTCTACGCGATGCTCGCGAATCGCGGCGAGTTCCGGCCGCTGCGGCTGCGCGCGGACGGACCGGCCGCGCCCGGCCGGCGCCTGCTGAGCGCGGAGGCGAGCTACATGACGATGGACATGCTGCGCCAGCACCTGCGCCCCGACGAGACGAGCGGCGCGCAGCCGTCGGGCGTGCCCGTCTACTGGAAAACCGGCACGTCCTGGTCGTTCCGCGATGCGTGGACGGCCGGCGTGTTCGGCCCGTATGTGCTGGTCGTGTGGGTCGGCAACTTCGACAACTCGACCAATACGGCGTTCGTCGGCGTCGACGCGGCCGCGCCGCTGTTCTTCCAGGTCGTCGACGCGCTGAACGCCGAGCGCTCGCTCGTCGAGACGCCGCGCGCGGTGCCGCCGCGCCTGAAGCGCGTGCGGATCTGCCTTGCGAGCGGCGAGCTGCCGAACGAGTGGTGCCCGCAGCAGGGCTGGACGTGGTTCATTCCGGGCACGTCGCCGATCCGCGTGAGCACCGTGCACCGGCCCGTCGTGATCGACGACGCGACGGGGAAGGCCGCATGCCCGCCGTACGACGGCAAGCGTACGCACACGGAGATCTTCGAGTTCTGGCCGTCGGACCTGCAGCAGGTGTTCGCGCAGGCCGGCATTCCGCGCCGGCGGCCGCCGCAGAACGCGGACTGCCGCGATGCGGGGCAGGTCGACGGCGATCCGCCGCGCATCACGTCGCCGCTGCGCGGCAGTACGTATGCGATGCGCGTGAAGCGCACGGACGATACGCGTATCGCGTTCAATGCGACGGCCGACGCGAGCGCGCACGCGCTGTACTGGTTCGTCAACGATGCGTATGTCGGCCGCAGCGCGCCGGGCGACGCGCTGTTCTGGCAGCCGCGTACGGCCGGCAGCTTTACGGTGCGGGTGGTCGACGATCATGGCCGCAGCGACCAGCGGCCGCTGGCGGTGGGGCTCGAACAGTAAGCGCGACGG
Encoded here:
- a CDS encoding MG2 domain-containing protein, whose protein sequence is MDLLRFLLLLPIRVAGFVWRLLGRVLRPLVGNVSWTAPAWAGITAAAVRRRPWHAGGIVLLAAALGYGGYWFKHRPKPPEPETVGFTVKAPAITTYEVDDSDKPKITVHPLELTFSRSAAPIERVGKPAGQGIEMTPALKGAWEWVDDKTLRFTPAADWPVGAHVEVRFAVHEVFAPQVTMHDDHFAFDLPAFTAQSGNDEFYQNPDNPAEKQALLQVRFNYPVDPAGFEKRIGLVLVGRDGKTVSPLRYTVNYDKMKTSAWVYSQSLEIPKDPLSVRLDVDKGVKSARGGDGTPAVLHASVGVPGLYSLTIDNVAPTLVDNERYEPEQVLVAETSDGVRSADLAARAKAWVLPKRKPGVDQSDDDPPYEWNVADIGDAVLKQSKPLPLAAVPTENDFATLQSFKYHATPGDRIVVRFEGDLKSAGGYLLGAPVTTAFTVPDYPKLLRFMADGSLLSMSGSKRLSVVSRNLPGMKVEIGRVVPDQLQHLVSFNNGTYARPELSYSFSEDHIVERFVQTRAFPAGEPGKAHYEGIDLGQYLKGGKRGVFLLHLSKYDPAAEKKKADEAKDSDASSGDGSQDQSDNADSGDSHGNGDDSDNALGDTRLIVVTDLGMLVKRALDGSQDVFIQSIRNGRPVAGATVSVLAVNGQALFTQTTSADGVVHFPAFKGLDREKRPQLYVVKKDGDLSFLPVAGRDRQLDFSRFDVDGERNATGQGQLSAYLFSDRGLYRPGDPFHIGLIVRAASWARSPAGVPLQAEIVDPRGITVERKPVTVDATGFTELGYTTAETAPTGAWTVNLYIVKDGQPGAEPIGSTTVQVKEFLPDRMKVDAKLSQQVVEGWVKPKGLKGIVDAQNLFGTPAEKRRVAATLTLRPVWPSFRSWQGYHFFDARRAKEGYTTTLQDGTTDDKGHAEFDLDLDKYADATYQLYFQAKAYEAEGGRNVAANAQTLVSNNDWLVGYRSADDLGYVKRGSPRTVRLVAIDPGAKAIDVKDLRAQLVEERYVSVLTKQDSGAYKYDSRLKEVPVDEKPLTIPAAGLDFTLRTDKPGSYALVIRRADGTAVNRIEYSVAGDANVTRSLDRNAELQVSLAKHDYKPGEQVEIAIRAPYAGSGLITIERDKVYAHAWFHADTTSSIQHITVPAGFEGNGYINVQYIRDPSSDEIFMSPLSYGVVPFSVNLDARRNALSVDAPALVKPGDTATFTVHSAKPAKVVVFAVDEGILQVARYKLGDPLKFFFRKRMLEVGTSQILDLILPDFEKLMAMAAPGGDADDAIGRQLNPFKRKRDKPVVYWSGIVDVNGDTRLSYTVPDYFNGKLRVMAVSVSPDLVGTFEGATTVRGDFVLSPNVPTTLAPGDEADVSVGVANNLTGVGNQPVPVAVTLKTGPQLQVIGPATRNVALAPQHEGVALFRVKATDRLGSGMLSFGARYGAKGAQQRVDVSVRPAAAFRTQLDIARLDPGKKASVPNLRPMYDAYASRDASISTAPLVLSEGLSSYLVNFDHYCSEQMVSAAVPRVFASKWLSVRALTSAMHAPEAGADAANASAIAQFLGVLRSRQNAQGGFGLWSATPDADPFVSAYAMHVLLDARERGTAVPKDMLDAGNTYLQKLAANDSLGSLDLLRQRAYAVYLLTRQGNVTTNSLAAVQKRLQDAYPNDWKNDLAAAWLAASYQLLKQDKEAAALIAGPQVLLERKRASGDGYATGYYIDPLTRDASVLYLLAKHFPERVRKLSPRAMDNLAAPLVDNRYNTLSSAMTILALDAYAASNAGQLDQLAIDEVRAGVAPKDVSSIQANLVRSGTWAAGASRVDLVNGSALPAWWVASQSGYDRGTSTKAIRNGLEIVRDYTDTNGKPLDRITLGQEIDVHLKIRATGSANVGNIAIVDLLPGGFDPVIAPPPATDTQDGDGNGGGGAPAPVADAPWRSPIGVTGSTWQPQFADVREDRVVIYGTATTDVREFVYRIKASNAGRFVAPPAYGESMYDRRVQAQAPGGTTLTVERVR
- the pbpC gene encoding penicillin-binding protein 1C, whose product is MADASALRRALHGAGRWLHRWQNWIAGALLVFGALAACRLWPHPPLRDWKPSSVAVVDAHGRLLRVTLAKDDRYRLWVPLDRMSPQLVEAVMLHEDRWFRWHPGFNPYGLARGAWITYVRGGNPQGGSTLTMQLARSLWRLNTRTPAGKLEQVARAVQLELFYSKRQILEAYLNDAPYGRNVEGAGTASVVYFDRMPDALTLPEALALAVIPQDPARRVRGGQDEINRALAASRNRLYARWLMTHPSDASLKPLFALPLAMRPLSALPFDAPHAVDQALAARRAWRTTADDAGVRLVTTLDLDLQRTLERQIARYVARNDTRGVRNAAALLVDTRDMGVKALVGSANFFDRTIDGQVNGTLARRSPGSTLKPFIYALGFDQGVLHPQTVLRDVPTAFGPYAPENFDGHFLGPITATDALNRSRNVPAVWVASQLKSPDLYRFLQEAGVRRLASAQHYGLALVLGGGEVTMQDLAALYAMLANRGEFRPLRLRADGPAAPGRRLLSAEASYMTMDMLRQHLRPDETSGAQPSGVPVYWKTGTSWSFRDAWTAGVFGPYVLVVWVGNFDNSTNTAFVGVDAAAPLFFQVVDALNAERSLVETPRAVPPRLKRVRICLASGELPNEWCPQQGWTWFIPGTSPIRVSTVHRPVVIDDATGKAACPPYDGKRTHTEIFEFWPSDLQQVFAQAGIPRRRPPQNADCRDAGQVDGDPPRITSPLRGSTYAMRVKRTDDTRIAFNATADASAHALYWFVNDAYVGRSAPGDALFWQPRTAGSFTVRVVDDHGRSDQRPLAVGLEQ